One Methylocaldum marinum DNA window includes the following coding sequences:
- a CDS encoding PEP-CTERM sorting domain-containing protein → MNKVTSLGLRQRLYLLLGLSLLAVSGAGHATVIAGSSSAYGVSAEATLDLPILPDVGLSVGPLPSVSGSAPPPYNNSAQVADLQAGVPGTLSLTASVLETNAESNVDGMNGVRFASADATVTDLDFSASTGSLIDFATLSLTADAVGSTAEVQGDYGALVATGDTTLANASLNLETPLGTISVALDAMPAPNTIVDVSALGLAGITLILNEQLIGGDGIESRDIVVNAIHLMLDVNLLGLAGLSGDIIIGHSEASLLAVPEPATLALMGLGVCALCWQSRRKAAVSFA, encoded by the coding sequence ATGAACAAGGTAACTTCGCTTGGTCTGCGCCAGCGCCTTTATCTATTGCTGGGATTGTCCTTGCTGGCGGTTTCCGGTGCCGGTCATGCCACGGTCATCGCTGGCAGTAGTAGTGCTTACGGCGTCAGTGCCGAGGCCACCCTCGACCTTCCGATCCTACCCGATGTGGGACTCTCCGTCGGCCCCCTCCCGTCGGTATCCGGCTCTGCGCCTCCCCCGTATAACAACTCGGCACAAGTCGCTGACCTCCAAGCCGGGGTGCCAGGTACCTTGAGCCTTACCGCCAGCGTGTTGGAAACCAATGCCGAATCCAACGTCGATGGCATGAACGGCGTCAGGTTTGCATCCGCCGATGCCACGGTCACCGATCTCGATTTCAGTGCGTCTACGGGATCGCTCATCGACTTTGCCACTCTCAGCCTTACCGCGGACGCGGTGGGTTCCACCGCCGAGGTTCAGGGCGACTACGGCGCATTGGTCGCTACCGGCGACACGACGCTTGCCAATGCGTCCCTGAATCTGGAAACTCCCCTCGGGACGATTTCCGTCGCACTCGACGCCATGCCGGCCCCGAACACCATCGTTGACGTGTCGGCGCTCGGCCTGGCCGGGATCACGCTGATCCTCAACGAACAGTTGATCGGTGGGGATGGTATCGAGAGCAGAGATATCGTCGTGAACGCCATCCATCTCATGCTCGATGTAAACTTGCTGGGGTTGGCGGGTCTCAGCGGGGATATCATCATCGGCCATTCCGAAGCCAGCCTTTTAGCGGTACCCGAGCCCGCCACGCTCGCATTGATGGGCTTAGGAGTCTGCGCTCTGTGCTGGCAATCGCGCCGCAAGGCGGCTGTCTCTTTCGCCTAG
- a CDS encoding PEP-CTERM sorting domain-containing protein has protein sequence MVVQISKFVWAGMLSALMAPVTVQAVALGDLTNPVDMQTFTAITSNNPPNTRNLENQLFVDIYGTRTTGIEDNQVLFVFRNEAGGIASSIQGIYFDDGNGALLSVVGLIDDDQSAGIFTHNDGTVDFTSGGTPPNLPNGESIDFDADWRFTADSPAANRGINPGELFGVMFNLADGFTIDDLLAAKAAGDFRIGLRVIAIGGAGGDSYVNVVPEPGIVWLLGSGLMGLAFANRKRAECF, from the coding sequence ATGGTGGTGCAAATATCCAAATTTGTCTGGGCGGGTATGTTGAGTGCTCTCATGGCGCCTGTCACAGTTCAAGCTGTGGCACTCGGCGACCTTACGAATCCTGTTGACATGCAAACGTTTACTGCGATTACCAGCAATAACCCTCCTAATACGCGGAATCTCGAGAATCAGCTTTTCGTCGATATCTACGGTACACGGACCACGGGAATCGAGGATAATCAAGTTTTGTTTGTATTTCGGAATGAGGCGGGGGGTATAGCATCATCAATCCAGGGCATTTACTTCGACGACGGGAATGGTGCACTTTTGAGTGTGGTCGGGCTCATCGATGATGATCAAAGTGCGGGTATTTTCACGCACAATGACGGTACGGTAGATTTCACTAGCGGCGGAACTCCGCCGAATTTGCCGAATGGAGAGAGTATAGATTTTGACGCAGATTGGAGGTTCACCGCCGACAGTCCCGCCGCGAACAGGGGGATTAACCCGGGCGAACTATTCGGCGTCATGTTCAACCTGGCCGACGGATTTACGATTGATGATCTACTTGCGGCCAAGGCTGCCGGGGATTTCCGGATAGGTCTCCGTGTGATAGCGATTGGTGGTGCCGGCGGCGATTCCTACGTCAATGTCGTTCCCGAGCCCGGCATCGTCTGGCTGCTCGGCAGCGGCTTGATGGGGCTGGCCTTTGCGAACAGAAAGCGGGCCGAATGTTTCTGA